Proteins encoded within one genomic window of Lysinibacillus louembei:
- a CDS encoding nucleotide sugar dehydrogenase gives MGSEIYKKAFDLSEKIKNKQAVVGIIGLGYVGLPLALEIIQQGFTTICFDKNINKVNQLKQGESYITDLPSTNIEQALATGRFEPTAQFEQLHEVDIIVICVPTPLDKEGNPDITYIISAVEQISLHIKEGTLIILESTTYPGTTRDIVGAAIEQQGYTIGGNSFIAYSPERIDPGNSSFNVTNTPKVIGGMTKECTDLAQLFYEHALQTKVHRVSTPEVAEMEKLLENTFRQVNIALVNELSKVCHTMGIDVWEVIDAAATKPYGFMRFTPGPGVGGHCIPVDPKYLSWAGQQHGTAVTLIDAADKINESMPQFVVERLTNYLRLQSKKLEKADIIVVGAAYKPNINDVRESPALPIIQLLQEQQCTLHIIEPFIDIVQGIKTVELTADLVQQADAVLIITNHSSIDYELIDRHAALIFDTRQTAFSFENANYYKL, from the coding sequence TTGGGTAGTGAAATATACAAAAAAGCATTTGATTTAAGCGAGAAAATAAAAAATAAGCAAGCTGTAGTAGGGATTATCGGCCTAGGATATGTAGGTCTACCACTTGCACTAGAAATAATACAGCAAGGATTTACTACAATTTGCTTTGATAAAAATATAAATAAAGTAAATCAACTAAAGCAAGGCGAGAGTTATATTACAGATTTACCATCAACAAACATAGAGCAGGCTTTAGCAACAGGACGATTTGAGCCAACAGCACAATTTGAACAGCTCCATGAAGTAGATATCATTGTTATTTGTGTTCCAACACCTCTTGATAAGGAAGGTAATCCAGATATTACATATATTATTTCTGCGGTTGAGCAAATTAGCCTGCACATTAAGGAAGGCACGCTCATTATTTTGGAGAGCACAACTTACCCAGGCACAACGAGAGACATTGTTGGTGCAGCGATTGAGCAGCAAGGCTACACAATAGGGGGAAATAGCTTCATCGCATATTCACCAGAGCGAATTGACCCAGGCAATAGCAGCTTTAATGTAACAAATACACCTAAAGTAATCGGCGGTATGACCAAGGAATGCACGGACTTAGCACAATTATTTTATGAGCATGCATTGCAAACGAAGGTACATCGTGTATCTACACCAGAAGTTGCTGAGATGGAGAAGCTTTTAGAAAACACGTTTCGTCAAGTGAATATCGCCTTAGTAAATGAATTAAGCAAAGTATGTCATACAATGGGTATTGATGTTTGGGAAGTAATTGATGCGGCAGCAACGAAGCCCTATGGTTTTATGCGATTTACACCAGGGCCTGGTGTTGGAGGACATTGTATTCCTGTAGACCCAAAATATTTATCATGGGCTGGTCAACAACATGGTACAGCTGTCACATTAATTGATGCAGCTGATAAAATTAATGAGTCAATGCCACAATTTGTTGTTGAAAGATTAACAAATTATTTAAGATTGCAAAGCAAAAAGCTTGAAAAAGCTGATATTATAGTAGTTGGTGCGGCATATAAGCCAAATATTAATGATGTAAGAGAATCGCCAGCATTACCGATTATTCAATTATTACAGGAGCAGCAATGCACGCTCCATATTATTGAACCTTTTATCGATATTGTACAAGGGATTAAAACGGTAGAGCTAACAGCTGATTTAGTACAACAGGCTGATGCTGTATTGATTATTACAAATCATTCTTCTATTGATTACGAATTAATAGACCGTCATGCAGCACTCATTTTTGATACGCGTCAAACGGCATTTTCATTTGAAAATGCGAATTATTATAAATTATAA
- a CDS encoding M23 family metallopeptidase: MNRFQLIFCFVLLGIFLIATPSHAQQTPSQEEIYAQRMSYYYEFESPIVPWYYLAAIDQYERNIQAVRKDLATREGILSIQFPSHFWSGPFNPSVEDTSPATIAYFGGHGLDGNEDGIADQTQDADVLRTLVGYLHQAHREAGTFQAALEKYYENEQAINQIHVIANIYKKYNTVALAERAFPIPIRANYSYKGTWGASRGWGGRRMHEGTDLFASYGTPVHSTSYGVIEVMGWNEYGGWRIGIRDLYNTYHYYAHLSSFHPDLAIGDIVEPGTIIGYVGSSGYGKEGTSGKFPPHLHYGMYKFDGRTEWAFDPFPSLLIWERQAKKKN; encoded by the coding sequence ATGAATCGCTTCCAATTAATATTTTGCTTCGTACTACTTGGCATTTTTCTTATTGCGACACCTAGCCATGCACAGCAAACGCCTTCGCAAGAAGAAATATACGCACAAAGGATGTCCTATTATTATGAATTTGAAAGCCCTATCGTTCCTTGGTACTATCTCGCTGCCATCGATCAATATGAGCGCAATATTCAAGCTGTTCGCAAGGACTTGGCAACACGCGAGGGAATACTTTCCATACAATTTCCTTCACATTTTTGGTCAGGACCCTTCAACCCTTCTGTAGAAGATACTTCACCTGCCACTATCGCTTATTTTGGCGGGCATGGACTTGATGGCAATGAGGATGGAATAGCAGATCAAACACAGGATGCTGATGTTTTGCGCACACTCGTTGGCTATTTGCATCAAGCACATCGAGAAGCAGGTACTTTTCAAGCTGCGCTAGAGAAATATTACGAAAATGAGCAAGCTATTAACCAAATACATGTCATCGCCAATATTTATAAAAAATACAACACCGTTGCCTTAGCTGAACGCGCATTTCCAATTCCGATTCGTGCAAATTATAGCTATAAAGGCACATGGGGAGCAAGCCGTGGCTGGGGTGGACGCAGAATGCATGAAGGAACAGATTTATTTGCAAGCTATGGGACGCCTGTTCATTCTACCTCTTATGGTGTGATTGAAGTGATGGGCTGGAATGAATATGGTGGCTGGCGTATCGGTATTCGTGACTTATATAATACGTACCATTATTATGCACATCTTTCCTCCTTCCATCCTGATTTAGCGATTGGCGATATTGTAGAGCCAGGTACAATTATCGGCTATGTTGGCAGCTCAGGCTATGGCAAAGAAGGAACTTCCGGTAAATTTCCACCACATTTACATTATGGCATGTATAAATTTGACGGACGCACTGAATGGGCTTTCGATCCATTCCCATCCTTGTTAATTTGGGAGCGTCAAGCGAAAAAGAAAAATTAA
- a CDS encoding sigma-70 family RNA polymerase sigma factor, with product MNERLIRQAQGGDDTAYIALFQQYEQELYAMAYVYAKNQDDALDIVQECAYRSYKAIQQLRDVAYFKTWLIRILINCAHDLLKKRPYYEELHDTYLIEEPVELDMHFTLQSVMQHLSIEEKHVVLLKYYEDFTFEQIADVLQLKLGTTKTILYRALKKLKTKLVEEGIADEIFKG from the coding sequence GTGAATGAACGGCTAATACGACAAGCGCAAGGCGGGGATGATACGGCATATATTGCGCTCTTTCAGCAATATGAGCAGGAGCTGTATGCGATGGCATATGTTTATGCAAAAAATCAGGACGATGCGCTCGATATTGTGCAGGAATGTGCCTATCGCTCTTATAAAGCAATTCAACAATTGCGAGACGTAGCTTATTTTAAAACATGGCTCATTCGCATTTTAATCAATTGTGCTCACGACTTGTTAAAAAAGCGACCATATTACGAGGAATTACACGATACATATCTCATTGAAGAACCAGTAGAGCTCGATATGCATTTCACATTGCAAAGTGTGATGCAGCATTTATCAATAGAAGAAAAGCATGTCGTTTTACTGAAATACTATGAGGATTTTACATTTGAACAAATTGCAGATGTTTTGCAATTAAAGCTTGGCACGACGAAAACTATTTTATATCGTGCGTTGAAAAAATTGAAGACAAAGCTTGTGGAGGAGGGAATAGCGGATGAAATTTTTAAAGGATGA
- a CDS encoding DUF423 domain-containing protein, with translation MTVALVLGASLALIAIVLGAFGAHALKDKFPEPRYAAIWETAVQYHMYHALGLIIVGILGYDTLLGVSTILQWASYLMVAGIVFFSGSLYILAVTGVKKLGAITPIGGLLFIAAWACIIVAII, from the coding sequence ATGACTGTTGCATTAGTATTAGGTGCAAGTCTTGCTTTAATAGCAATTGTATTAGGTGCATTTGGCGCACATGCCTTGAAGGATAAATTTCCAGAGCCAAGATATGCGGCGATTTGGGAAACGGCTGTACAGTATCATATGTATCACGCATTAGGACTAATTATTGTTGGTATTTTAGGCTATGACACACTATTAGGAGTATCGACAATTTTACAATGGGCAAGCTATTTAATGGTAGCTGGCATCGTGTTCTTTTCAGGTAGCCTATACATATTAGCAGTTACAGGTGTGAAAAAGCTCGGGGCTATTACGCCAATTGGTGGGCTACTATTTATTGCCGCATGGGCATGTATTATTGTAGCAATTATATAG
- a CDS encoding aminotransferase-like domain-containing protein, with protein MQYSDRILNTPSSFIRNILKVTEADDVISFAGGLPNPISFPLDDMHTSIDRAMKQHGAKLFQYASTQGYLPLRQYIANKYNRRYGLQIDADDILLTTGSQQALELLAKVLINKGDGIIIEEPGYLGAIQAFTLAEPTFYPVTLEQDGLNLEQLEQALQQPNVKFIYTVPNFQNPTGLTYSLEKRQQVYELIARHDVILVEDDPYGELRFEGEHLPYIGAGKLENSVLLGSFSKIVTPGMRLGFIITKNKELLQHIETAKQATDLHTNVFSQYVIADYLLNNDIEQHIQKIKDLYKAQSDAMLQAMATYFPAHVSYTKPEGGMFIWATMNDGRSAMDVFNKAMDQKVAFVPGNPFYVNPGNVNTMRLNYTNSTPEIIEEGIKRLGNIL; from the coding sequence ATGCAGTACTCAGACAGAATTTTAAATACCCCCTCTTCATTTATTCGCAATATTTTAAAGGTAACTGAAGCAGATGATGTCATTTCATTTGCAGGCGGTTTACCAAACCCCATTTCATTTCCACTAGATGACATGCATACGTCCATCGATCGTGCAATGAAGCAACATGGTGCTAAACTATTCCAATATGCCTCAACTCAAGGCTATTTACCTTTACGTCAATATATCGCAAATAAATATAATCGTCGTTATGGCTTACAAATAGATGCTGATGATATTTTACTCACAACAGGCTCACAGCAAGCATTGGAGTTACTCGCAAAGGTTTTAATCAATAAAGGAGACGGCATTATTATTGAGGAACCAGGCTATTTAGGTGCGATTCAAGCATTTACTTTAGCTGAGCCAACATTTTACCCTGTAACATTGGAACAAGATGGTTTGAATTTAGAGCAGCTAGAGCAAGCGTTACAGCAGCCAAATGTCAAATTCATTTATACAGTGCCAAATTTCCAAAATCCAACAGGACTCACGTACTCACTGGAAAAGCGCCAGCAAGTGTATGAGCTCATTGCACGTCATGATGTGATTTTAGTTGAGGATGACCCTTATGGAGAACTGCGTTTTGAAGGTGAGCACCTTCCTTATATCGGTGCAGGCAAATTGGAAAACAGTGTGCTGCTTGGCTCCTTCTCGAAAATTGTCACACCTGGGATGCGCCTTGGCTTTATTATTACGAAAAACAAAGAGCTCCTACAGCATATCGAGACAGCAAAGCAAGCTACAGATTTGCACACAAATGTGTTCTCACAATATGTCATTGCTGATTATTTATTAAATAATGATATTGAGCAGCATATTCAAAAAATTAAAGACTTATATAAAGCACAATCCGATGCGATGCTGCAAGCGATGGCGACATACTTCCCAGCACACGTATCCTACACAAAGCCTGAAGGTGGTATGTTTATTTGGGCAACTATGAATGATGGACGCTCTGCGATGGATGTTTTCAATAAAGCAATGGATCAAAAAGTCGCTTTTGTGCCTGGCAATCCGTTTTATGTGAATCCAGGCAATGTTAATACAATGCGTTTAAACTATACAAACTCCACACCTGAAATTATCGAGGAAGGCATTAAGCGTTTAGGAAATATTTTATAA
- a CDS encoding GNAT family N-acetyltransferase yields the protein MIRLLTAEDHDICMELVQQQPAENLFIIGDIEAFGYDQPFQKVWGQFEEDKLIAVLLKYEGNYIPYAQGAFDTQGFAAIINSDENATELSGLKDITDQLEPFIQKELFTKKELYYAKCTALQKIYEDHDLQNIELLTRETIEENVELLKTIPEFAGSPISVESKLRVLESKTGRTYFMREGDVMVSSASTTAENSLSAMVVAVATRDGYKKKGYATKCMQKLCGELLNEGKSLCLFYDNPAAGAIYKRLGFEDIGFWNMLRYQN from the coding sequence ATGATACGACTTTTAACAGCTGAGGACCATGACATTTGCATGGAGCTCGTCCAACAACAGCCTGCCGAAAACCTTTTTATTATCGGCGATATAGAGGCATTTGGCTATGATCAGCCATTCCAAAAAGTTTGGGGACAATTTGAAGAAGACAAGTTAATTGCAGTTTTACTAAAATATGAGGGCAACTATATTCCATATGCACAGGGTGCTTTTGACACGCAAGGCTTTGCAGCAATTATTAACAGTGATGAAAACGCGACAGAGTTATCTGGCTTAAAGGATATTACAGATCAACTTGAACCATTTATCCAAAAAGAACTATTCACAAAAAAAGAGCTCTATTACGCAAAATGTACAGCCCTACAAAAAATTTATGAGGACCACGATTTACAAAATATCGAGCTACTTACACGTGAGACAATTGAAGAAAATGTTGAGCTGCTCAAAACAATTCCTGAATTTGCAGGCAGCCCTATCTCAGTCGAAAGCAAGCTGCGCGTTTTAGAAAGCAAAACAGGTCGCACCTATTTCATGCGTGAGGGCGATGTCATGGTGTCATCTGCCTCTACAACTGCCGAAAATAGCCTATCTGCAATGGTCGTTGCTGTGGCAACACGTGACGGCTACAAGAAAAAAGGCTATGCGACAAAATGTATGCAAAAGCTATGTGGTGAGCTCTTAAATGAAGGCAAATCGCTTTGCCTATTTTACGATAACCCTGCGGCTGGCGCCATTTATAAACGCTTAGGCTTTGAGGATATCGGCTTTTGGAATATGCTACGTTACCAAAATTGA
- a CDS encoding RNA polymerase sigma factor, which translates to MSSMMTNESLMNAYQKGDDEAFNQLYQQLYKPLYSFLFRYTGEEQLSVDIVQDTFEQLQKKRHDFDAQKGMVKSYIFQIGYRLLMNKLNRRKKLRSFFPFLVPIQTTSFSADDKLAVQQAIAKLPEKQRGVILLAYYHDLPQEDIAKILEIPVGTVKSRLHQALKRLKEELKEDFHAK; encoded by the coding sequence ATAAGCTCAATGATGACAAATGAGAGCTTGATGAATGCTTATCAAAAGGGGGATGACGAGGCATTCAATCAGTTATATCAGCAATTATATAAGCCTCTGTATAGCTTTTTATTTCGCTATACAGGGGAGGAGCAGTTAAGCGTTGATATTGTGCAGGATACCTTTGAGCAATTGCAAAAAAAGCGCCATGATTTCGATGCACAAAAGGGCATGGTAAAATCGTATATTTTTCAGATTGGTTATCGCTTGTTAATGAATAAGCTGAATCGCAGAAAAAAGTTGCGCAGCTTTTTTCCGTTTTTAGTGCCGATACAAACGACTTCTTTTTCAGCAGATGATAAACTAGCTGTACAGCAGGCGATTGCAAAGCTGCCAGAAAAGCAACGTGGCGTTATTTTGCTTGCCTATTATCATGATTTACCACAGGAGGATATTGCGAAAATTTTGGAAATACCTGTTGGGACAGTGAAGTCGAGATTGCATCAGGCATTAAAGCGTTTAAAAGAAGAGTTAAAGGAGGATTTCCATGCTAAATGA
- a CDS encoding group-specific protein, translated as MGIGWIVSLIVGGIWVIVILAIIIPFDRKHVVRENRKINYHKTTIYLRWNVFDTIIFTLGIYTIGCVQALNWLISSGQDVTNPYVQFFTNQSQVWVIIIVIYSFIRISSTLKAIKAHLGDKLNDDK; from the coding sequence ATGGGAATTGGCTGGATAGTTTCATTAATTGTCGGCGGGATATGGGTGATTGTTATATTAGCCATTATTATACCGTTTGACCGCAAGCATGTTGTACGTGAAAATCGCAAAATTAATTATCATAAAACAACGATTTACTTACGCTGGAATGTGTTCGATACAATCATCTTTACATTAGGTATATATACAATTGGCTGTGTGCAAGCATTGAACTGGCTTATTTCCAGTGGACAGGATGTCACAAACCCCTATGTACAATTTTTTACAAATCAATCACAAGTATGGGTAATTATCATTGTTATTTATTCATTTATACGTATTTCCAGTACATTAAAAGCCATTAAGGCACATTTAGGTGATAAGCTCAATGATGACAAATGA
- a CDS encoding ABC transporter permease yields MIKQITSTFILESMRNYGVGFGNILPAFIFLILSFIIKSVVNEETFQYMVKGQFLPVSILLLLFSFAFSSVTIYLADMKANRTFDWLKRTKITASTYYLGIGIGVFALANMALVVLLACYKLVIDIAWDHFFLILFICNFVLLALYPLSFILAGLFKNGKVAQSMLVPVMILLMFSITMTTMFLTLAGKDPQQYFIFLVWNPMLYLNDSLQYYLGLTTNTWLPLYQYLLILAGWSLVLALIARKVYHR; encoded by the coding sequence ATGATCAAACAAATTACAAGTACATTTATATTGGAAAGCATGCGTAATTATGGTGTAGGTTTTGGAAACATACTTCCGGCATTTATTTTTTTAATTCTATCTTTTATCATAAAATCTGTTGTCAATGAGGAAACATTTCAATATATGGTGAAGGGGCAATTTTTACCTGTTTCCATCTTATTATTGCTCTTCTCTTTTGCCTTTTCTAGCGTCACAATTTATTTAGCAGATATGAAAGCGAATCGCACATTTGATTGGCTGAAACGTACAAAGATCACAGCCTCCACTTACTATCTAGGTATAGGGATCGGTGTGTTTGCATTAGCAAATATGGCATTAGTAGTATTATTAGCTTGCTATAAACTAGTAATTGATATTGCATGGGACCATTTCTTTCTTATATTATTTATATGTAATTTTGTCTTGCTTGCATTATATCCATTAAGCTTTATTTTGGCAGGGCTTTTTAAAAATGGCAAAGTGGCACAAAGCATGCTTGTACCAGTTATGATTTTATTGATGTTTTCGATAACAATGACAACAATGTTTTTAACGCTTGCTGGTAAAGACCCACAGCAATATTTTATTTTTTTAGTGTGGAATCCGATGCTTTATTTGAATGATAGCTTACAATATTATTTAGGTTTAACGACAAATACATGGCTTCCTCTGTATCAGTATTTACTTATTTTGGCAGGGTGGAGTTTGGTACTGGCATTAATTGCGCGCAAAGTTTATCACAGATAG
- a CDS encoding ATP-binding cassette domain-containing protein: MTEEPRDLTELYHLLELATYNHVLVKNASGGQRKALSIYLAFLLNKPIILLDEPFADLDLMKKKQLASFLKKDIEQTQRIIVIISHEVAGFESLFNEIYILKEGQLADCGTLEALEEKYSNPVFKGIEGIYFEVTGKVLGGQVG; encoded by the coding sequence TTGACAGAGGAACCAAGGGATTTAACAGAGCTGTATCATTTGCTTGAATTAGCTACATATAATCATGTTTTAGTAAAAAATGCGTCGGGTGGCCAGCGCAAGGCATTGTCGATTTATTTAGCATTTTTATTAAATAAACCGATTATTTTGCTTGATGAACCGTTTGCAGATTTAGATTTAATGAAGAAAAAGCAATTAGCCAGTTTTTTGAAAAAGGATATTGAACAGACGCAGCGCATTATTGTTATCATTAGCCATGAGGTAGCGGGCTTTGAATCTTTATTTAATGAGATTTATATTTTAAAAGAAGGTCAATTGGCGGATTGTGGTACTTTGGAGGCGTTGGAAGAAAAATATTCTAACCCTGTGTTTAAAGGGATTGAGGGTATTTATTTTGAAGTGACAGGTAAAGTATTAGGAGGGCAAGTAGGATGA
- a CDS encoding ATP-binding cassette domain-containing protein, which translates to MNLSLQKIVKTYDGKAVLNHFSACFQARGCYLLLGENGAGKSTLVKCIAGDVPYDSGTMHYPQPLADCVAVQYQSFDSYSHLKISEVIRLFKH; encoded by the coding sequence ATGAATCTTTCTTTACAGAAAATTGTTAAAACATATGATGGGAAAGCGGTGTTAAATCACTTTTCAGCATGCTTTCAAGCAAGAGGCTGCTATTTGCTATTAGGTGAAAATGGGGCAGGAAAATCAACCTTGGTGAAATGCATTGCGGGAGATGTGCCATACGATAGTGGCACAATGCATTATCCTCAGCCGTTAGCTGATTGTGTAGCTGTACAGTATCAAAGCTTTGATAGCTATAGCCATTTGAAAATATCTGAAGTTATTCGCCTTTTCAAGCATTGA
- the proS gene encoding proline--tRNA ligase: MQQENEFTKWYLKTIQDAELMDYTPVRGCITFRPDGYEIWEHIQAEMDRRFKETGHRNAYFPMLIPESFFQKEKDHIEGFSPELPWVTEAAGEQLEERLALRPTSETMIGHLYSKWVNSYRDLPLLLNQWANVFRWEKKTLPFIRTSEFLWQEGHTAHENEEEARNETMQMLAIYKEVVEELLAIPVYDGTKTVSERFAGAVDTFSIEAMMKDGKAVQAGTSHYLGTKFAEAFDIKFLNKNNEHQYVHTTSWGTSTRLIGSVIMVHGDDKGLVLPPKIAPTQVVLMPVGPFKKHPEILEKLEGIHQALKVKGIRVKLDDSDQTAGFKFNKWEQKGAALRVELGPRDYQNGQAIIKARDEEEKQTVQLEQLLPVIEKELEMMQARLLTKARQFRAAHSHTTIDSLPQLQQHIEANAVPGWVLAGWCGSANCEQKVKEQTKFTTRNIPFQPPVQKETCICCEQPAQHTVWFARAY, encoded by the coding sequence ATGCAACAGGAAAATGAATTTACAAAATGGTATTTGAAGACAATTCAAGACGCGGAGTTAATGGACTATACGCCTGTTCGAGGCTGTATTACGTTCCGTCCAGATGGCTATGAAATTTGGGAGCATATTCAAGCGGAGATGGACCGTCGATTTAAAGAAACAGGGCATCGCAATGCTTATTTCCCAATGCTTATTCCCGAATCATTTTTCCAAAAGGAAAAGGACCATATTGAAGGCTTTTCACCAGAGCTACCTTGGGTAACAGAGGCGGCAGGAGAGCAGCTTGAGGAGCGCTTAGCACTTAGACCAACCTCTGAAACGATGATAGGACATCTTTACTCCAAATGGGTGAATAGCTATCGTGATTTGCCGCTGTTGCTCAACCAATGGGCAAATGTTTTTAGATGGGAAAAGAAAACATTACCGTTTATTCGTACATCCGAATTTTTATGGCAAGAAGGGCATACCGCGCATGAAAATGAGGAAGAGGCACGTAATGAAACGATGCAAATGCTCGCTATTTATAAAGAGGTTGTCGAGGAGCTTTTGGCGATTCCAGTTTATGATGGCACAAAAACTGTATCAGAGCGTTTCGCAGGTGCCGTTGATACATTTTCAATTGAAGCGATGATGAAGGATGGCAAGGCAGTGCAAGCAGGAACATCGCATTATTTAGGAACGAAATTTGCTGAGGCATTTGATATTAAATTTTTAAATAAAAATAATGAGCATCAATATGTCCATACAACGTCTTGGGGCACATCAACGCGACTAATCGGCTCTGTTATTATGGTGCATGGCGATGACAAAGGCTTAGTGCTACCACCAAAAATTGCACCAACACAGGTCGTACTTATGCCAGTAGGTCCATTTAAAAAGCACCCAGAAATTTTAGAGAAGTTGGAGGGAATTCATCAAGCTTTAAAGGTGAAGGGCATTCGTGTTAAGCTTGACGATTCAGACCAAACAGCGGGCTTTAAATTTAATAAATGGGAGCAAAAAGGTGCTGCGCTACGCGTGGAGCTAGGGCCACGTGATTATCAGAACGGGCAAGCTATTATAAAAGCACGCGATGAAGAAGAAAAACAAACAGTACAGCTTGAGCAGCTATTGCCGGTGATTGAAAAAGAGCTTGAAATGATGCAAGCTCGTTTACTGACAAAGGCACGTCAATTTAGAGCTGCTCATTCGCACACAACAATCGATTCTTTACCACAGTTGCAGCAGCATATTGAAGCAAATGCCGTTCCGGGGTGGGTATTAGCAGGCTGGTGTGGCAGCGCCAATTGTGAACAAAAGGTGAAGGAGCAAACAAAATTCACAACACGCAATATCCCATTCCAGCCACCTGTTCAAAAAGAGACATGTATTTGCTGTGAGCAGCCAGCACAGCATACGGTGTGGTTTGCAAGAGCGTATTAA
- a CDS encoding DUF4825 domain-containing protein has product MNKEVKASLNRIFEVELLQQPLKKKPRSWLPQLTVVGVVMIGLLLWISGSWTEHTANTPLQQEAIFDLQGTYVGDNSKVSYILNYALGEESYDSFALQTKQQPYGIIVNTTTPLASETKHRVALYMWTLVQNVDYIQFETEEQSATLTKEQFSMIDFMAIRDEATLNSTKPLPLNMNNKELATALKEAIGTAEQEQGIVNLIVNKADYMFNIGEEHYYLWLNEQEAVFVKASDTGTLYKVTAKAYQQLYSHIEIR; this is encoded by the coding sequence ATGAATAAAGAGGTGAAGGCAAGCTTAAACCGGATTTTTGAAGTAGAACTTTTGCAGCAACCACTCAAAAAGAAACCACGTTCATGGCTTCCGCAATTAACGGTAGTGGGTGTTGTAATGATTGGACTATTATTATGGATAAGTGGCTCATGGACAGAGCATACTGCCAATACACCGTTACAGCAGGAAGCCATTTTTGATTTGCAGGGCACATATGTAGGTGATAACAGTAAGGTCAGCTACATTTTAAATTACGCTTTAGGTGAGGAAAGCTACGACTCTTTCGCACTACAAACAAAGCAGCAGCCATACGGTATTATTGTCAATACGACTACACCGTTAGCAAGTGAAACAAAGCATAGGGTAGCCCTCTATATGTGGACACTTGTGCAAAATGTAGACTATATACAATTTGAGACAGAGGAGCAGAGTGCCACACTCACAAAGGAACAATTTTCAATGATTGATTTCATGGCAATTCGTGATGAAGCTACATTAAATAGCACAAAGCCGCTTCCGTTAAATATGAACAATAAGGAGTTAGCTACTGCACTAAAAGAAGCCATTGGCACAGCGGAGCAGGAGCAAGGTATCGTCAATTTGATTGTTAACAAAGCAGACTATATGTTCAATATTGGAGAGGAACATTATTACTTATGGCTCAATGAGCAAGAAGCCGTCTTTGTTAAAGCCTCCGATACGGGGACATTATATAAAGTGACAGCAAAAGCCTATCAGCAGCTTTATTCTCACATTGAAATTCGCTAG
- a CDS encoding RNA polymerase sigma factor yields MQQTLEQAIHTHYTMLLKLAYTYVKNREMAQDIVQDVCEKAVEKEAIFRGEASYKTYLIRMTINRSYDYLRSWKYKQHAIMQSFHIDTPEQRALKKDTQAQLGLAILKLKPIYREIIVLYYYEDFSIPEIALILTIPEGTVKTRLKRAREQLKKKLGGMVLDE; encoded by the coding sequence TTGCAGCAAACGCTAGAACAAGCGATACATACACACTATACGATGCTGCTAAAGCTCGCTTACACGTATGTAAAAAATCGCGAAATGGCACAGGACATTGTGCAGGATGTATGTGAAAAGGCAGTTGAGAAGGAGGCAATCTTTCGTGGAGAGGCTTCCTATAAAACATATTTAATTCGAATGACGATTAATCGTAGCTATGATTATTTACGTAGCTGGAAATATAAGCAGCATGCGATTATGCAAAGCTTTCATATCGATACACCTGAACAGCGTGCATTAAAAAAGGACACACAGGCGCAGCTTGGGTTAGCCATTTTAAAGCTCAAGCCTATTTATCGAGAAATCATTGTGCTGTATTATTATGAGGATTTTTCTATTCCCGAAATTGCGCTGATTTTAACAATACCTGAAGGAACAGTGAAAACGAGATTAAAGCGTGCACGAGAGCAATTGAAGAAGAAGCTAGGAGGAATGGTACTTGATGAATAA